In one window of Caballeronia sp. TF1N1 DNA:
- a CDS encoding diguanylate cyclase — MGPWFKRSVRAESPASWVDRHSVLVALGATLASVIVLIATVAVLISSREEAIAKARRTSANVAVALARDMSRNLEIYDLSLQAVVDGMADPTILKLPPELRRQILFDRSTTAAYISGIYALDERGRIVQGRARLLPTVDLSDRDYFTVHRANPNVGLFISKPYASRLRNGAPSIALSRRISKADGSFGGVALISINLDYFQQLVDDIRLGHESAATIVQSDGDIVARNPKLRPGSVSSIRGWPIFSKMFGVESGSFDARSPVDNVDRIMTFARVRGSNLVMMVALGKDDVTSEWQQHSLIIGTLVVAVAGAFTIVVWLLVFAVRQRDAAQAKLVEIADTDGLTGVANRRKLDAALDELWTSAAREGYPVALLFVDADRFKAYNDTHGHEAGDRALQFIAECLVKHARGPHDLVARYGGEEFVVALADCTRSRAEAVAEAMRIDVANSNGARLRQQFPPTTVSIGVVVARPDSGSTIDDAMRRADEALYVSKSGGRNRVTLAAVSEKRRGEPVGTAP, encoded by the coding sequence TTGGGACCGTGGTTCAAGAGGAGCGTCCGAGCAGAAAGCCCGGCATCGTGGGTCGACAGACACTCGGTGCTGGTTGCGCTCGGCGCGACACTGGCGAGCGTCATCGTGCTGATCGCCACCGTCGCGGTGCTGATCTCGAGCCGCGAGGAAGCCATCGCGAAGGCGCGCCGCACGTCGGCGAACGTCGCGGTGGCGCTCGCGCGCGACATGTCGAGAAACCTCGAAATCTACGATCTCTCGCTGCAGGCCGTCGTCGACGGCATGGCGGACCCGACCATATTGAAGCTGCCGCCTGAACTGCGCCGGCAGATTCTCTTCGACCGTTCGACCACCGCCGCTTATATCAGCGGCATCTATGCGCTCGACGAACGCGGCCGGATCGTGCAGGGCCGGGCGCGGCTTCTTCCGACCGTCGATCTCTCCGATCGGGATTACTTCACGGTGCATCGCGCCAATCCGAATGTCGGGCTCTTCATCTCGAAGCCGTACGCGTCGCGTCTGCGAAACGGCGCGCCATCGATTGCCCTCAGCCGGCGGATTTCCAAAGCCGATGGCAGCTTCGGCGGTGTCGCGCTCATCTCCATCAACCTCGATTACTTCCAGCAATTGGTGGATGACATTAGGCTCGGCCACGAAAGCGCGGCGACGATCGTACAGAGCGATGGCGACATCGTCGCGCGCAATCCGAAGCTGCGTCCGGGCAGCGTCAGCAGCATTCGCGGCTGGCCGATCTTCTCGAAGATGTTCGGCGTCGAGAGCGGCTCGTTCGACGCGCGCTCGCCCGTCGACAACGTCGACCGCATCATGACGTTTGCGCGCGTGCGCGGCAGCAATCTCGTGATGATGGTGGCGCTCGGAAAGGACGACGTGACCTCGGAGTGGCAGCAGCACTCGCTCATCATCGGCACGCTGGTGGTGGCCGTGGCGGGCGCGTTCACCATCGTGGTCTGGCTGCTGGTCTTCGCGGTGCGCCAGCGCGACGCGGCGCAGGCGAAGCTCGTCGAGATCGCGGACACAGACGGTCTGACCGGCGTCGCCAACCGCCGCAAGCTCGATGCGGCGCTCGACGAACTCTGGACCTCGGCAGCGCGCGAAGGTTATCCGGTCGCGCTGCTTTTCGTCGATGCCGATCGCTTCAAGGCTTACAACGACACACACGGCCACGAAGCCGGCGACCGGGCGTTGCAGTTCATCGCCGAATGTCTCGTGAAGCATGCGAGAGGACCGCACGATCTGGTCGCGCGCTACGGCGGCGAGGAGTTTGTCGTGGCGCTCGCCGACTGCACCCGCAGCCGCGCGGAGGCGGTGGCGGAGGCCATGCGTATCGACGTGGCCAATTCGAACGGCGCGCGACTTCGCCAGCAATTTCCTCCGACGACCGTGAGCATCGGCGTGGTGGTGGCTCGACCCGATAGCGGCTCGACTATCGACGACGCCATGCGCCGCGCCGACGAAGCCTTGTATGTGTCGAAGAGCGGCGGACGCAATCGCGTGACGCTCGCGGCTGTGTCCGAGAAACGGCGCGGCGAACCGGTCGGCACCGCGCCTTGA
- a CDS encoding hybrid sensor histidine kinase/response regulator — translation MTEFATQHSDPSDRVSFPPLNFRAARRRLVLALTASVVVPLSLSALYAYYTYERAVAEQSEILNRLAWVAEGKLTNLLDSNRDLISRVQDVVGTADERQILREQASLHRKLEALVANHPQVVALSIVDKNGQLIVSSRFSPTPDVSIGDRGDFMATRAASSQLYVSLPERGRVQGTDIVNTLAARTAPDGRFLGAIVVSLHRSYLLQFYQRLIAETPALTVGLYRADGGILLRLPAPRLANPPPKHEPLAAAFARGAEQGIIKIDSPLDGTRKMLAYRRAGQYPVYVSAGYAIDDVVSNWLRDDMSLVAVALIPCMCLCVLIVFSLRRLRAEETSWQNWRRELSRRRSAEAATRKMQRMGALGNLVASVAHDFNNLLMVVTANMEIVRRKNYNGVKNEIDAVERASTSARALARRLMSVARRQPLQMQTLLPGAWLLETEALIRSAVSSKVAVQIEVAEASWPIKVDPSEITSAIINIAVNAKDAMPQGGTFIVRCRNVALSQGRYELEAGEYVEFSCQDSGTGMTREVAQHAFEPLFTTKQAGAGTGLGLAQVLAMAEQAGGKARVETDVGRGTTIFFYLPHWTAGVTEASPAEREGAIEPGGAKSTILLVEDNEEVAAGLVAVLDVLGWSARHEPSGDAALKVLEEGLEFDLVLSDIQMPGTCDGIGLVEWIKRQRPKQAVTLMTGYAEHLEQARRLGVAVLSKPFNADDLDMLLKGVALSSRHA, via the coding sequence ATGACTGAGTTCGCGACTCAACATTCCGACCCGTCGGACCGGGTTTCGTTTCCTCCGCTCAATTTCAGGGCTGCCCGCCGGCGGCTCGTCCTCGCGCTGACCGCCTCGGTGGTCGTGCCGCTAAGTCTGTCGGCGCTTTACGCCTACTACACCTACGAACGTGCGGTCGCGGAGCAGTCGGAGATACTCAATCGGCTGGCGTGGGTCGCGGAAGGCAAACTCACCAATCTGCTCGACTCGAACCGCGACCTCATCTCGCGCGTCCAGGACGTGGTCGGAACGGCTGACGAGCGGCAGATTCTGCGCGAACAGGCAAGCCTGCACAGGAAACTCGAAGCGCTCGTCGCCAATCATCCGCAGGTCGTCGCACTCTCCATCGTCGATAAAAACGGCCAGTTGATCGTCAGCAGCCGCTTCTCCCCGACGCCCGACGTCTCTATCGGCGACCGCGGCGACTTCATGGCGACGCGCGCGGCCTCCTCGCAGCTCTATGTCTCGCTGCCCGAGCGCGGCCGCGTTCAGGGCACCGATATCGTGAACACGCTCGCCGCCCGGACCGCTCCCGACGGGCGCTTTCTCGGCGCCATCGTCGTTTCCCTGCATCGCTCCTACTTGCTGCAGTTCTATCAGCGGCTCATCGCCGAGACGCCTGCGTTGACGGTCGGCCTCTATCGCGCCGATGGCGGCATTCTGCTTCGCCTGCCCGCGCCACGCCTGGCGAACCCGCCACCGAAGCACGAGCCTCTCGCGGCCGCGTTCGCGCGAGGGGCGGAACAGGGCATCATCAAGATCGATTCGCCGCTGGACGGCACCCGCAAGATGCTCGCGTACCGGCGCGCCGGTCAGTACCCCGTCTACGTTTCCGCCGGCTACGCAATCGACGATGTGGTCAGCAACTGGCTGCGCGACGACATGTCCCTCGTGGCCGTCGCGCTGATTCCTTGCATGTGTCTGTGCGTGCTGATCGTGTTTTCGCTGCGGCGTCTTCGCGCGGAGGAAACCTCCTGGCAGAACTGGCGGCGCGAGCTGTCGCGGCGCCGCTCGGCGGAAGCAGCCACGCGCAAGATGCAGCGCATGGGCGCGCTCGGCAATCTCGTCGCGAGCGTCGCCCATGACTTCAACAACCTGCTGATGGTCGTGACGGCCAACATGGAGATCGTCCGGCGCAAGAACTACAACGGCGTCAAGAACGAGATCGATGCAGTGGAGCGCGCCTCCACGAGCGCGCGGGCGCTCGCGCGCCGTCTCATGAGCGTGGCGCGCCGACAGCCGTTGCAGATGCAGACCCTGCTACCGGGCGCGTGGCTGCTCGAAACCGAGGCGCTGATCCGCTCGGCTGTAAGCAGCAAGGTCGCCGTGCAGATCGAAGTGGCGGAGGCGTCATGGCCGATCAAGGTCGATCCATCGGAAATCACTTCGGCGATCATCAACATCGCGGTCAATGCGAAGGACGCGATGCCGCAAGGCGGCACGTTTATCGTTCGCTGCAGGAACGTGGCGTTATCCCAAGGGCGCTACGAGCTCGAAGCCGGCGAGTATGTCGAATTCTCCTGCCAGGACAGCGGCACCGGCATGACGCGAGAAGTCGCCCAGCACGCGTTCGAGCCGTTGTTCACCACCAAGCAGGCTGGCGCGGGAACCGGGCTCGGCCTTGCACAAGTGCTCGCCATGGCCGAACAGGCGGGCGGCAAGGCACGCGTGGAAACCGATGTCGGGCGCGGCACCACGATCTTCTTCTACCTTCCGCACTGGACGGCGGGCGTCACGGAAGCATCTCCGGCGGAGCGCGAGGGTGCCATCGAACCGGGCGGCGCGAAGTCCACCATCCTGCTCGTCGAAGACAACGAGGAAGTGGCGGCGGGGCTCGTCGCCGTTCTCGATGTGCTCGGCTGGAGCGCGCGCCACGAGCCTTCCGGCGATGCCGCGCTGAAGGTGCTGGAAGAAGGCCTCGAATTCGACCTCGTTCTGTCCGACATCCAGATGCCCGGAACTTGCGATGGCATCGGCCTCGTCGAATGGATCAAGCGGCAACGCCCCAAGCAGGCCGTGACGCTGATGACGGGTTATGCGGAGCATCTCGAACAGGCGCGACGCCTCGGTGTCGCCGTGCTGTCGAAGCCGTTCAACGCGGACGATCTGGACATGTTGCTCAAGGGCGTGGCGCTATCGTCACGCCATGCGTGA
- a CDS encoding choline kinase family protein — protein sequence MQIKTIGAAACDAEREVEAVLARIEPWSGRALRYAPVLGGISNTNWRVWVDGEAQSYFVKVPGRGTEQFIDRKAAFAASRLAEQIGIGPRLYDYAFEQGVEINDFVEGRATCSNRDFLERNVRASVMHAYRTLHGAPPLPLTKTIFDLIDEHVAQVHEVGGTLPADFALIHARYREARAALESSGLDIVPCFNDPMPGNFLRDDAGTILLIDYEYASNNDRCYDIGALSGEMFFTADVETELVETYFGRVSNDVMARVTVHKALADIKWATWSMLQNEISTLDFDYAKYGAWKFMRARSVIEAPHWQDWLRSL from the coding sequence ATGCAGATCAAGACGATTGGCGCCGCCGCGTGCGACGCCGAGCGCGAGGTGGAAGCGGTGCTTGCAAGGATCGAACCGTGGTCGGGTCGCGCGTTGCGCTATGCGCCCGTGTTGGGCGGCATCAGCAACACGAACTGGCGCGTGTGGGTCGACGGCGAAGCGCAAAGCTATTTCGTCAAGGTGCCGGGCCGGGGCACGGAGCAGTTCATCGACCGCAAGGCTGCGTTTGCCGCAAGCCGGCTCGCGGAGCAGATCGGCATTGGTCCGCGTCTTTACGACTATGCTTTCGAGCAGGGCGTGGAGATCAACGACTTCGTCGAAGGCCGCGCGACCTGCTCGAACCGCGACTTTCTGGAGCGCAACGTGCGCGCTTCGGTCATGCACGCGTATCGCACGCTGCACGGCGCGCCGCCATTGCCGCTCACGAAGACCATTTTCGATCTGATCGATGAACACGTCGCGCAAGTGCATGAAGTAGGCGGCACGCTGCCCGCCGACTTCGCGCTGATTCACGCGCGCTATCGCGAGGCGCGCGCGGCGCTGGAGTCATCGGGACTGGATATCGTGCCGTGCTTCAACGATCCCATGCCGGGCAATTTTCTGCGCGACGATGCGGGTACGATCTTGCTTATCGACTACGAATACGCATCGAATAACGACCGCTGTTATGACATCGGCGCGCTCTCCGGCGAGATGTTCTTCACGGCCGACGTGGAAACGGAACTGGTCGAGACATACTTCGGCCGCGTGAGCAACGACGTCATGGCACGCGTCACCGTGCACAAGGCGCTCGCCGATATCAAGTGGGCCACTTGGTCCATGTTGCAGAACGAGATCTCCACGCTCGATTTCGACTACGCCAAATACGGCGCGTGGAAGTTCATGCGCGCGCGCTCGGTGATCGAGGCGCCGCATTGGCAAGACTGGTTGCGCAGTCTTTGA
- a CDS encoding GNAT family N-acetyltransferase, with protein sequence MSHPKPADLDRPIWEALTTRHAHLALGDTLVRRYHPDVAPFAALATATPDAYDALHRLLQPGQQVALLSTEPLPSYDALQITRVGILHQMVANTRKAPKAASVEKLDVIRLTQADNDDMLDLAGRTRPGPFSVRTRETGNYIGVRDNGRLIAMAGERLHLDGYVEISAVCVDETHRGRGLAGRLMQILQREIEARAETPFLHVFSDNLAAIGLYERLGFELRRAFHLARVEHAASRELI encoded by the coding sequence ATGAGCCATCCGAAACCTGCCGACCTCGACCGCCCTATCTGGGAGGCGCTGACGACCCGACACGCACACCTCGCGCTCGGCGACACGCTCGTTCGTCGATATCATCCCGACGTCGCGCCGTTCGCCGCGCTGGCAACCGCAACGCCGGATGCGTATGACGCCCTTCACCGCCTTCTGCAGCCTGGGCAGCAAGTGGCCTTGCTCTCCACGGAGCCCTTGCCGTCATACGATGCCTTGCAGATAACGCGTGTCGGCATCCTTCATCAGATGGTCGCGAACACTCGCAAAGCGCCCAAAGCCGCAAGCGTCGAAAAGCTGGATGTGATCCGACTCACCCAGGCAGATAACGACGACATGCTGGATCTTGCCGGAAGAACGCGGCCCGGGCCGTTCTCCGTGCGGACCCGCGAGACGGGCAATTACATCGGCGTGCGAGACAACGGGCGACTCATTGCAATGGCCGGTGAACGCCTGCATCTGGATGGTTACGTCGAGATCAGCGCCGTATGTGTCGATGAAACGCATCGCGGCAGAGGCCTTGCCGGGCGGCTCATGCAGATCCTGCAACGAGAGATCGAGGCGCGCGCGGAGACACCGTTCTTGCACGTGTTCAGCGACAATCTCGCGGCTATCGGTCTATATGAACGTCTTGGCTTCGAGTTGCGGCGCGCGTTTCATCTCGCGCGAGTCGAGCATGCGGCCTCGCGCGAATTGATTTGA
- a CDS encoding phosphotransferase, with amino-acid sequence MNTTARERNPAEVAARAAEAAIASIDAWRGGDVRHEPAFAPVMSPMHRGVSHSAWRVRVDNSATFFMKVAHGDLTESIDTGASFLAARAAASLGIAPAAHYVSEAHGATVFDFLDDGWRTAHLDDLAQPATLDALLQAKRAIHSLPAFSRTTNVFERIEHLAEGMPLTPDQVSWVDLAGDLRTAIDAAGADVRPCHADGVTSNVMLHDDGALMLVDFDEAANTDPAFDLAVTLNEVLGFGHDWMQAIEMSMGAASERMLARCRAYAFADDLRWGLWGMRMDRDSPRRNVEFLKYAQWRLLRCSMALPRWNLDAAPASI; translated from the coding sequence ATGAACACGACCGCGCGCGAGCGCAACCCCGCCGAAGTGGCGGCCAGAGCGGCCGAAGCGGCAATCGCCTCGATCGATGCATGGCGCGGTGGCGACGTACGCCACGAACCCGCGTTTGCGCCGGTCATGTCGCCGATGCATCGCGGCGTGTCGCATAGCGCCTGGCGCGTGCGCGTGGACAACAGCGCGACCTTCTTCATGAAAGTGGCGCACGGCGATCTGACAGAATCCATCGATACCGGCGCGTCGTTTCTTGCGGCGCGAGCGGCGGCATCGCTGGGCATCGCGCCGGCGGCGCACTACGTGAGCGAAGCGCACGGCGCGACCGTCTTCGACTTTCTCGATGACGGCTGGCGCACCGCGCATCTCGACGATCTCGCACAACCCGCCACGCTCGACGCGCTCCTGCAAGCGAAGCGCGCCATCCATTCGCTGCCTGCGTTTTCGCGCACGACGAACGTTTTCGAGCGTATCGAGCATCTTGCCGAAGGCATGCCGTTGACGCCGGATCAGGTGTCATGGGTCGATCTCGCGGGCGACTTGCGCACGGCAATCGACGCGGCCGGTGCCGACGTTCGCCCTTGCCACGCGGACGGCGTGACATCGAACGTCATGCTGCACGACGATGGCGCGCTCATGCTGGTGGACTTCGACGAAGCCGCGAACACCGATCCCGCGTTCGACCTGGCCGTCACGTTGAATGAAGTGCTTGGCTTCGGACACGACTGGATGCAGGCCATCGAAATGTCGATGGGCGCCGCCTCGGAACGCATGCTCGCGCGCTGCCGCGCCTATGCGTTCGCCGACGACTTGCGCTGGGGCTTGTGGGGCATGCGCATGGACCGCGACTCGCCGCGCCGCAACGTCGAGTTCCTCAAGTATGCGCAATGGCGGTTGCTGCGTTGCTCCATGGCGCTGCCGCGCTGGAACCTCGACGCCGCGCCGGCATCGATTTGA